The segment GGGAGTCATCCAGCTGTACGTCGACGGCTCAGCCAAGGGCGATCGCTCCAAACTGGAACGAGCCTTCCACGCGGATGCCCGAATGTATGGCGCGCTGGCCGGCCACCGCTACGATGTTCCGATCGAGGAGCTCTTCAAGATGGCGGCCGAGGGACCAATGGACACGGACGGCCGTTACCGGGCGCGGATCACCTCAGTGGACCAGGTCGGCGATGTCGCGGTGGCGACGCTGTTAGAGGAAGGTTGCTGGGGAAGCGTTTCCTTTGTCGATTACTTTTCCCTGATCCGCCTCGACAGGTCATGGACGATTGTGAACAAGGTATTCACCCACACCGGAGGTACGCCGCCCTTCTAACCAGAAAAGGATCGGAACGCGACCGGTCCAGAGTTCGGCGTGGTCATCGCGTCTCACCAACTCTACCCGTGACGAGCGAGGTCAGCGTCTGCGCATCTTTGATCGCGTGGCCCTCCATGTCGTTGTTGAAATAGACAAACACATCGAGCCCTTGGCGCTTCCAGTCGCGGACGCGGTCGGCCCACGGCTCTAGCACGCTGCGGCCATAACCAAGGCCTCGAGGGGGGAGATGCATCCTTATATATGTGAAGTCGCTCGTGATCTCGAGCGACTTGGGCATCCTGGGGTGGTCTGGGATGCAGAGTGCGATCCGGTGGGCGCGTAGCAGGTCGAAGACCGCCGGCACGAGCCATGAGTCGTGGCGGAACTCGAGCGTGAAGCGCACGTCCTTGGGCAGCATGGCGACGAAGTGCTCCAGGCGCTCCAGGTCGAGATGGAAGTTTGCCTGGAGTTGGAAGAGGACGGACCCCAGCTTGTCACCAAGCCCGAGTGCCGCGTCGACGACCAGGTCGATCGACTTCTTTTCGACCGCGAGCCGCTTGATGTGGGTGACGTAGCGGCTGCCTTTGACCGCAAACAGGAAGCCTTGTGGCGCCTGCTCTCGCCAGGCCTCGAAGCGCTCCCGCGGGGGCTGCCGATAGAAGGAGTTGTTGAGCTCGACCGTGTTGAAGTGCTGCGCGTAGAACACGAAGTGCTCTCGCGCCGGCATCTTCTCTGGATAGAAGAGCTTCCGCCAGTGCGGATACGACCAGCCCGAACAGCCAATTCGGATTGCGCCTGCCATCGATGATCATTGTGCGAAGGGGCGTCGAGGTCAGGCGACGGGGACCGTATCGGGCGCGCGCGCCGAGTAGTAGTCGTAGACCGGTGGAATTGCCAGCAGTCGGTCGTCATCCGAGCGGGCCAGTTTCCATCCGCCTTCGTGCACCATCCAGTGATGGCGGTGGCACAGCAGGATCAAATTTGATAGGTCGGTGGCCCCGCCCTGAATCCAGTGGACCAGGTGGTGAGCGGCACTCCAGGAAGCCGTGCGTTCGCAGCCGGGCCACTGGCAGTGCTGGTTGCGGGCGTTCAGCGCGCGGCGGGTCGCGCCGGAGACCACGCGAGCCGCACGGCCGACGTCGACCACCACCGAGCCTGGACCAAACACCACACGCGCGATACTCGCGTCGCACGCCAGCCGCTGCACTGTCACTGATGAGACCGGCGTCGAGAACTCCAGGTCAGCTGCGGGGGATCCAGGCAATCCTTGCAGCGTTTCGAGGGTGGTCGTCACCTGGAGATGCGGGCGCTGGCTCGCGTGCTGCGGCACGAGCCCGGCATCGAGCGAGTGAAGCGATAGCTCGACGACCGCATCGCCCTGGCGTCGCTCGAGGCAGCGTTCGTCACCCTGGCCCATCGGTTGCGCCAGCGGCTCGAGAGCAGTGCGGAACGCAGCGCCGCCAACGGGGTCCAGCTGTCCGCTGATTTCGAGCGACCCGTCTTCCCACACGCTCAGCTTCAGGCGTCGCTCCTCGACAGCAACGCGATGATCCCGCTCTACGCTTTCCGGGTCCAGCGCATGGCGGAGGCGTTCGCAGTAATGCCAGAGCCGTCCGGCTGACGATTCCCGGGCGTGCTCGAGGACGTCATCCTCCTGGAAGACAGACTCAGGGGTGGTATTCGAAAGGGCGGTCGCCGTGCGGGCAATAACCGACAGGTGGGCGAAACCGATCTCACCATCGACCATGGCCTGCGCGCATTTCGCAATCCGGGGTAGCTGCTCGCCGACATTGATGCAGTCGTAGGCCGCGCCGCTCTTCATCTTGCAGTTATGCCGGATCCACTCGCCGGCGGTCGGCGCGTCGAGCCGGTCCGCTGTTTCCTCCTCACGAAACTCTGCCGACAGGCGTGCCGCTTCCTTCGAGAAGGTGAGATTGAGACGATCGCGCACGTAGCCGAGCCGCTTGAGCCTGCCGGAGATATCGCCCTGGGGCAGGCCGCAAACAATCAAGTCCAAGAACTCATCGACGTCGCGACGGAGCGGCACGTCAACCGAGTCGCGGCTCAGATTAGCGACGACGCTCATCGAGTCTTGCAAAAGAGCGGTGACGTCTTCCACATCCGAAGCTCCAGCTGGCGCCGCGCACGGCGGAGCCGGCTGACCCGGGCAGGCTCGTCGTCAATCCGCTGGTTGGTGCGACGGATGTGCTCGTCAAGGGCTACCGCCAAATCCTCGAGCCGATAGTTGGTCTTCGCCGACACTCCCCCTACCCCCATCTTCACGATGACATTATACGAACATATGTTCGTAGTGTCAAGAGTTTGAGACCTACCAAACGAGGTGAGAGAATCCCCTTCGTGGTCACCGCCGTCGTCCTCATCGAGGCGGAACGGTCTGCCATCGCGAAGCTCGGGCCCGCCCTCGCCGACGTGCCAGGCGTCGCCGAGGCCTACTCTGTCACTGGTGAATTCGACTTCGTGGTGATTGTTCGGGTCAAGAATCACGAGGAGATCGCCGACGTCGTGACCTCGCGGCTGTCGCAGGTGCCGGGGATCGTGAAGACCCATACGCACGTCGCCTTCAAGGTCTACTCGAAGCACGACCTCGAGGCGATGTTCAGCGTCGGACTGCAGGAAGCGCGCTAGCCGGACGCGGGTAGCGAAGTCGAACTATCTTGACGAGCGAACATTTGTTCGATAAGATCTAGCCAGCCTCAGCGTCTGGTCTTGCGTCCCCGGGGAGGCCTGATGTCACAGCGGTTCTCGCCATCTCTCCTTAGGGACGTGCTCAAATGCCAGATCGGCTGCAACAAGCCATTACGGTGCTCCAGACCCGTTTCGGGAGCGCCGCGCCGCGCCCGTCGGCACCTCCGTGTCCGGCACGATCCTCCGGGATCCCCGAGCTCGATGCGTTAACTGGGATCGGCGGGTGGCCGGTGGGCCGGCTGAGCTTGCTGGCGGGACCGAGGGGCTCGGGCAAACGAACGCTGGCGCAGCGCAGCATCGCCGCCGCCAGCCGGGAGGGACCGGTTGCCTACGTCGACATTCCAGGCCGTCTCGATCCAGAATTTCTGAGCCACTTCGATGCGCGGCTCGACCACCTGCTGGTGGTGCGACCGAAGTCCATCAAAGAAGCGATGGCCAGTGTGCGGGTGCTGGCGCGTGCCGGCGTCGACTTCATCGTCATCGATCTGCCGCGCACTCGATCCTCGGGGCTCGATGCCGAGCTGCCGCACTTGCTGCACCGCGCCGCTGAAGCCGAGTGCACGCTCTTGCTGATCCACGACGCTGACGCCGAGGACGCGATCCGCTATTACGCCAGCCTGATCCTGAGCTTCCAGCGCAGCGCCTGGGTCTTTCGCCGCGACGGCGATCTGGAAGGCTTGCAGGTCGATGCCGCCGTCATCAAGAACCGGCTGGCGCCACCGGGCCTCACGGCCCGATGGATCATTCCATACCCGATCCCATGATTTGCTGTGTTCGCACGCCCCACCCATCGCTGGTCGCCGCCTGGTTGACGGCGCCGGCGTTGCGCGGCCGTCCACTGATCCTCGGCGGGCTCGCGCACGAGCGCGCTTCGGTGACGACCGCATCGGCCGAAGCGCGGGCGCAGGGCGTGGTCGAGGGGATGAGTCTCAACCAGGCTCAACAGTTTGCGCCCGACGCTACCTTTCAACCGGTCGACAAGGAGGCCACAGCCAGGGTCCGCCAGTCCCTGCTCCTGACCCTGCACCACTTCACCCCCGACGTGGCTGCCGGCGAGGATCCTGGCTGTGCCTTCCTCCGTCTCGACCGCCTGGCCCTGCGCTGGCCCGACCGTTCAAAGTTGCTGGCCGCCATCAGCCGTGCCATCGACGCCGCGATCCGCGTCAAGCCGGCGATTGGTGTGGCGCCGTCGATGTTCGTCAGTGCGGTGGCGGCCGCTCATGCGACCGCTGCGGCCCCCGTGATTGTCGAGCAAGAGAACACGCGAGCCTTTCTCGCGCGCTACCCGATCGATGTCCTGCCGCTCGATGACGACCTGCGCGAATACCTCGAGCTCCTTGGGATCAAGACGATCGGTCGTCTGCAGGCGATCTCTCGCCCCGCGTTTCGCCGCCAGTTCGGCCAAAAAGCCCTCGTGGTCTATGACCTGGCCTTGGGCGATGACCGACGCCGATTGCGGCTATGGCGGCCGGCCGTCCGGATCGAGGAAAGCGAGCCACTCGAGCCGCCGGTCGACAACACCCAGGCGCTGCAATTCATCGCCCGCGCGCTGGCCGAGCGGGTGAGCGCCTCACTACTTTCGCAAGGACTCGGGACACGCGCGGTCCGCATCACCCTCAACCAGGAGTCGGCGCCGGCGCTGGTGATCGAGGCGCGCTTTGCCTACCCGATGACGACAGCAGGCGAGCTTTTCGACGGGATCCGTCCGCGCCTGCTGCGCGCATCGATCGTCGCGCCGTTGGACCGGATCACGCTGCGCGCGGGCCGGCTGGAAGCGGCCTATGTTCGCCAACCCGGGCTGCTGATTCGCAGCGACTCATTCAAGGAAGCGATCGCCGATGCGGTCGCGCGCCTGCAGGAGGAATACGGCCCGTCCCTGATCCAGCGTGCCCAGGTCCGCCGCGATGCGGCGCCGCTCCCGGACCACCGGATCCTGTGGAAACCCGCGTGACGGAACTGCTGGCGCCGGCACGGCCGGTCCGGGTGCTCATCGATGCCGATGGCGTGCCGACGCATCTCGAGTCGGCGGCCGGGTGGCAGCCAGTGACCCGCGTGCTCAACCGTTGGCGGATCGACTGCGACTGGTGGCGCAGCCCGGTCTCGCGCGAGTACTGGCGGCTGCTGATCGACGATGACCTCGCGCTGGAGTGCTATTGCAACCGGGCCAGTGCGGAATGGTTTGTCGAGCGCGTCTATGACTAGCGCCTACGCCGAGCTCCACTGCCACTCCAACTACTCCTTCCTCGAGGGCGCATCGCATCCGGACGAGTTGGTGGCGCGTGCCCGCGACCTGGAGATGCCGGCGCTCGCCATCACCGACCGCAACGGCTTCTACGGCGCGGTCAAGTTCTTCGGCGCGGCACAACGCGCGGGTATCCAGCCGATCGTCGGCAGCGAGCTGACGATCGACGACGGGACCACGCCGCCGAAAGACCGGGTGGATTACGACCGCTGGGGAGACAGGCTGCTGCTGCTCGTGGAAGACAAGCTCGGATACACGAGCCTTTGCCGCTTGATCAGCATGGCGCAGATGCCCAACGCGAAAGGCATGGCACGGTTGCCGGCGGACCAGCTGGCGCCCCTGAGCGGGCACTTGATCGCGCTGGTCGCCGATCCCAAAGGGCGGCTGCCCTTTTACCAGGAAATCTTCGGCCGCGATCGGGTCTTCATCGAGCTGCACGACCACCTGGCTCCGGACGATCGCTCGCGCAACCAGCGGCTGCTCGACCTGGCCGGGCAGTATGCGGCGCCGCTGGTCATCACCAACGAGGTCTTTTATGCGACGCCCGACCGGCACAAGCTCCACGACGTCCTCACCGCGATCCGTCATCGCACCACGCTCGACGAGGCGCAGCGTTACCTGCACCCCAATGCCGAGCACTACCTCAAATCGGGGGCCGAGCTTCGCCAGGTCTTCAGTCGGTACCCGCGGAAGGTTGTCGACGAAGGGATGATTACCGCCGCGGAGATTGCGGGGCGCTGCCGCTTCAGCTTCGACCTGGTGAGCGCACGCTTTCCCGGCTTTCCGGTCCCGGCGGGGGAGACGCCGTACTCCTTCCTGTACCGGCTCTGCCAGGATGCCGTCCGCGAGAAATATCGTCCGGTCACTTCCGAGGTCGCGGCCCGTCTGCAGAAAGAGCTCGACGTCATCAACAAGACCGGCTTCAGCGAGTTCTTCCTGATCAACTGGGACCTGATGCGGTTCGCGCAGGCGCGCGGCATCCCGGGCCAGGGGCGTGGCTCGGCGGCGGACAGTATCGTCGCCTACCTGCTCGGTATCACCCGGGTCGATCCGATCGAGCACAACCTGCTTTTCGAGCGCTTCCTGCACGAAGAGATGACGACGACGCCCGACATCGACATCGACTTCTCCACCGCGCACCGGGAGCAGGTGATCCAGTACGTCTATGAAAAGTACGGCCCGGAGCGCACCGGGATGGTCTGCAACGTCGTGACCTACCGTCAGCGGTCGGCGATCCGCGAGGTGGGCAAGGCGCTCGGCTTCAAGGAGGAGACGATCGACCACCTGGCGAAGTCGGCGTCCGCCTGGCACCCGGAAAGCCCAGAGACGATCGCGCAGGCGGCCGGCTATCCGACGGCAAACGCCGCGAAGCCCTGGCAGCAATTGTTCGACCTCGCTACCCAGATCCTCGATTTCCCGCGTCACCTCTCGATCCATGTCGGCGGGATGCTGGTCACCGGCGAGCCGCTGATCGACATCGTGCCGGTGGAGCGCGCGACCATGCCGGGCCGCATGGTGGTGCAGTTCAACAAGGACGACGTCGAGGAGCTGGGCTTGATCAAGATGGACATGCTCGGCCTGCGCATGCTCTCGGTGGTGGCCGAAGCCCTCGACCAGATCGAGGCGGATACCGGCGTGCGCCCCGACCTCGACGCGCTCGACTTGAAAGACCCGGCCGTCTACGACCTCTGTACGCAGGCCGACACGATCGGGGTCTTTCAGATCGAGAGCCGGGCGCAAATGCAAACGCTGCCGCGCTCGCGGCCGGAGACCTTCAACGATTTAGTCGTCGAGGTCGCGATCATCCGCCCTGGCCCGATCCAGGGTGATGCGGTGCATCCGTACCTCCGGCGCAAGCAGGGCAAGGAGCCGGTGATGTACATCCACCCGCGCCTGAAGCCGATCCTCGAGGAGACGCTCGGCGTGGTCCTCTACCAGGAGCAGATCTTGAAGATCTCGATGGACTGCGCCAGCTTCTCGAGCGCCGAAGCCGACCGCTTCCGGCGGGCGATGAGCAGCCACCGCTCCCACGACTTGATGGCGGCGATCCGCGAGCGTTTCCTTAGCGGCTGCGCCCAGAACGAGATCCCGCAACCGATCGCCGAGGAGATCTTCACCAAGCTGGCCGCGTTCGCCGAGTTCGGGTTCACGAAATCGCATGCCGCCGCCTTCGCCCGCACCTGCTACGAGACCGCCTGGCTCAAGCTGCATCACGCGCCCGCGCTCTACGCCGGGCTGCTCAACCACCAGCCGATGGGCTTCTATCACCCGCACGTGCTCGTCGAGGACGCCAAGCACCACGGCGTCAAGATCCTGCCGGTCGACATCAACAAGAGCTACGTGCGCTGCACCGTCGAAGGTGGCGCGCTGCGGCTCGGCTTCAACTACGTGCATGGCGTCGGCGACAAGGCGCTCGAGGTCCTCGAGGAGGCGCAGCTCAAAGGTCCGGTCGTTTCCCTCGAGGAGTTCTGCCGCCGCATCCGCCTGACGACACAATCCCGGAACGGCCTGACCCGGGCACAGGTGCAGAACCTGGTGCTGGCCGGCGCCTTCGACACGCTGGAACCGAACCGGCGAGAGGCGGTCTGGCGCTTCAACGAACATGCCGACGACTGGCAGCGCTCGCCGATGCTGGCCGAGCCGTCAGAGTCAGTGAGCCTGGCGCCCATGACCCACCGCGAGCGGGTCGCGACCGACTACCGGATGCTCTCGCTAACGACCACGGATCACCTGATTCATTTCTACCGGCCGCAGTTCGATGCCTTGCACGTGATCGACTCGAAGACGATCCGGTCGAGCGTTCGCGATGGGGCGAAGGTGCGCGTCGGCGGCCTGGTCATCACGCGGCAATCGCCATCGACGGGAAAAGAATTCAAGTTCTTCACGCTGGCTGATGAGTTCGGCCACGTCGACGTCATCCTGCGGCCGCCGATCTATCAGCGCTACCGGCAGGTGGCCAACCTGGAGCCGATCCTGATCATGGACGGGAGGCTGCAAAAGCAGGACGGGGTGCTCAGCGTGCTCGTCGATCACGTCGAGGCCGCGCCGTCCCTGCCCGACGAAGACGTCTTCCCTACCTCGCGCAACTATCGATAGTGATGGCCAGGCAATCGACGATGGCTGATGCCCTACTCGCTGTCCAACTCCAAGTAGTAGAAATATAGAAACCAGGTCAGGGGCAAGAGTAGGGGTAACTCACGCAAGGCTTTGCCCTTCTCGGAAACCCTTACGCTCGCTCGTCGCCAGCTTCCAAGTCCCCAGGTGGGCCGAATCCGGACGAGTTCCGTCTCGTCACCATCTCGCAAAAACCATTGCCACCTCCAGAAGGAGGAAGAGAGTCGCAATCCTCCCCCGTTCGACAGCTCAATGCTGGCCCTGGGGGGTTCCACCGAACAGATCGCAACCTCAGCCTCATCAGGGGCGGTCCTTGCGATGACCCGCGCTCGATCGCTGCTCCCTTCGCTCCGGAAGGTCCATCGCTCATGGAGAGTTTGCCCTTCGGCATATTCGTCGTCATGAATCAGCAGGAAGCTGATGAGCGTGCGGTCCGCCTTCGGACGCAGCTCACCGAAGTTTCCCTCTTGATCCCAGAGGAGCTTCCCATTGACAGCCAGTTCGAAAGGGACCAATTCGACCCAAATCTATACCGCCGTGCGCTCAGCGCGGGATCCAGGTGATTGTGCGACAGAAGCCGCTGTTAGACGTACCGTCAGATGCGATCAGGCGATGCGGCGGCGGAGAGTTGCGGCGCCGGCGAGGATGACGAGGACACAGAAGCCCAGGACCACCCCGACGTCAAGCTGCAGCGATGACCAACTCAGATCGGCGCCCTTGATCATGATGTTCCGCAGCCCCTCGACGGCATAGGTCAGCGGCAGCACGCGAGACAGCGCCTGAAGCGGCCCGGGCTCGGTGCTGATGGGGAAGATGATGCCCGCGAGCAGCATCTGCGGGACGATGACGAGGGGAATGAACTGCACCGCCTGGAACTCGGTGCGGGCGAACATGCTGAGGAAGATGCCCAGGTTGACGGCCGCGATCGCCATCAACGCTTCGAGCAGGAAGATCAAAGCAACGTTGCCCACGTTGTGGACGTGCAGCACGACGAGACTGAAGGCGAGCACCTCAGCGGATTGCACCAGTGCCAGCACCGTGAAGCCGAGCATGTAGCCCAGTACGATCTCCGCCCGACGAAGCGGACTCGCCATCAAACGCTCCAGCGTTCCCTGACCGCGCTCGCGGAGGAACGCCACGGCGGTGATGACGAACACCAGGAAGAAGACCACCAGGCCGATGAAGGCGGCGCCGAAATAGTCGAGCGTGTCGAAGCTAGGCCCACCGTAGAGGAAGGTGATCCGCGGTGCGAACTGAATGCCGCCGGCCTGGCCGGCGAGGGCGACGAACGATTGACTGACCGCCTGCACGACGCTCTGCGAGAGGCCCGGCTGGCTTCCCTCAAGGTGCACCTCCGGGGCGATGACGTGATGTTGTTGGGCCTGAACCGAGAAGTCGGACGGCAACAGCACATATCCAGCAATGTCGCCCGACCGCAGCTTGGCTTCGGCGTCCACCTGCGACATTGCTGACGCGGCTACGGCTTTCGAACTCTCCAATGCCGAGGCGACGACGCTGCCAAGGCCGCCACCGTCGAGGTTGACGACGCCCATCTTCGGCACGTCGCCGCCGCCGCGGAGTAGGTAACCGAGGAGGGCCAGGATGATGAGCGGCGCCCCGAACAGAAGGGCCAGGGTGCGACGATCCCGACGGAACTGGTGCAGGAGCCGTTGCGTGATCGCGCGGACGCGGCTCGCGCTCATCCGAGCGACGCCTCGGAGAGCTTGAGGAAGGCATCTTCCAACCGATCGACGCCGGCCCTCGCCTTGATTTCGGCGACGGTCCCTTCGGCGAGCAGTTTGCCGAAGCGGATCAATCCAAGACGGTCGCATCGCTCGGCCTCGTCCATGACGTGGCTCGAGACGACGATGGAGGTCCCGCCGGCTGCCATCTTGCGAAAGCCGTCCCAGAGTTGGACCCGCAGCTGCGGATCGACGCCGACCGTTGGCTCGTCGAGGAGCAGCAGATCCGGTTTGTGGACCAGGGCGCAGGCGAGCGAGCATCGCGTCCGCATCCCGCCGCTGAGCGTGCTCACGACCGATTTCCGACGATCCCAGAGGTCGACGAAGTCGAGCGCCTCGCGAACGCCGTCGACACGCCCGTTGATGGCGCCGAAGAAGTGGACGTTCTCCTCGGCCGAGAGATCCGGATAGAGCGCGGCCTGCTGCGTCATGTAGCCCACGTGCGCCAGAACCTCGAGCTGGGGCATGCGGCGGCCGAGCACGGTGACCGTGCCCTCCTCTGGGGCGACCAGCCCGACGAGGCTGCGAATCAGCGTCGTCTTGCCGGCCCCGTTCGGGCCGAGCAGTCCGTAGACCTCGCCGCGCCGGACGCGCAGGCTGACGCCGTCGAGGGCTGTCTGCCTGCCGAACCGCTTGACGACATCCTCAGTGTCGACCGCATAGGCCTCAGTTGCCACGAGTCGGCGCCTCCGGTCCCATGCCACGCAGCCAGACACTGGCGAACTGGAGCACGACGTCCTCACCGGCGGGAACGTCGACCATCGCCTGGCTCATTACGGGCGCGGCCAGCATGTGAAACATCACGCCGCCAACCAGGCTCTGCACCGCGATCATCGGATGCATGCGCCGGAGGCGCCCGGCGGCCATCTGGCCGGCAAGATATTGAGCGAACGTTCCGAAGGCGCGCAAGCCCGTTTCGGCAAAGGCCTGGGCGAACTCCGGGGTCATGGATGTGACCTCGAGCAGCAGGGTGCGAACGATGCCCGTGTGTCCCGCGACGGTTCGATACGCCGTCAGCACGATCTCGGGGATGACCTCTTCGGGCGGGCGGTCACCGGCACGGGCGAAGACCGCCATGACCGGCTCGAATGGAGAGTACGCAAGCAGGATGGCCTTGAACAGCGCCGACTTGCCGGGGAAAAGGCGATAGAGGTTCGCGCGGGAGACGCCGGCTTCAGATGCGAGCGCATCCATGGACAGGTCGTTCAGGGTTTGGGCGCGGAGCAAGCGGATCGATGCATCGAGGACGCGCTGTCGCGTATCCGGCTCCGGTTGCACTTCAAGCGCGTGCAGCAACTGGGCGCGTGATGGGAAGGCCCGGTAGAAGGTGGTTCGCGACACGCCCGCCGCCGCCGCGATCTCGTCCACCGACGCCTGTAGGTCGCGGGACAGCAGCCGCGTCGCCTCGCTCATGATCCGCTCCCTGGCTGGAGCCATATTCTGTCGTCACGAGACTAGACTGGACGTCCAGTCTTGTCAAGCAACAGATTTACACGCCATTTATGCGGTAGCCTGACCGCCAGTGCCTGAACTCCCGGAACTCGAAGTTCTGCGCGAATACCTCGGCCCGCGACTCGAGGGGAGGAAGATTGCCCAGGTCTGGACCTCGCCCAAGCTGAGCTTCCTGCTTCGGACGCCGCCGGACGAGTACGCCCGGCAACTGGTGGGCGGGACCTTCGAGCGAGTCTGGCGCCGTGGCAAGTTTCTGATCTTCGATATCAGCGGGCAGCACCTGGTCATCAACCCGATGCTGGGCGGCCGGCTCCAGTGGACGAAGGCCTCCGAGAAAGTCGCGGCCTCGACCGTCTTTCGCATCACGCTCGAAGGTGGCGACGAGCTGCGTTTTCTGGACACCGTGAAGATGGGGCGCGTTTACTGGGTGGTGCCGGGGGCATTGCCGACGATTCCGGGATGGGCGGAGCTCGGCCCGGACGCGTTAACGGCGACCTTCTCCGAATTCTCGCAGCGCATCCGCCGTCACCCTGGCGAGCTAAAGAATTTGCTCCGCAACCAGGCGTTCATCGCCGGAGTTGGCAACGCCTACTCCGACGAGATTCTTCATGAGGCCGAACTCCTGCCTCTGCGTAAGCGAACCACGCTCAAGCCCGACGAGCTGTCACGGCTCTACGCAGCGACGCACAAAGTGCTGAGCTCGGCCATCGAATCGATAAAGGCGCAGCCGGGCTACGAGCCGCACAAGCAGGATCGGAGCTTCATGGCCGTGCACGGCAAGGCGAAGGGAAAGTGCCCGCGCTGCGGACATCGGATCTCGGAGCTGACGGCGCGGGGCGAGGCGACCGATTTCTGTCGAGGCTGCCAGCATTAGCGCGTGCGCCTGAAGAACGCACGCGTCATCGTAACCGGCGCGTCGAGCGGGATCGGCCGCGCCATCGCGCTCGAATTCGCCCGGCGTGGCGCACGGGCCGCGCTCGCGTCGCGTAACCGTCCAGGGCTGGACGCGGTCGCCGCGCAGATCAAATCGGAGGGCGGCACGGCGGTCGTGATTCCGACGGATGTGACGGAGGAGGGCGCCGTCGAGCAGATGGCGGATGAGGCGATTCGCGAGCTCGGCGGGATCGACATCCTGGTGAACAACGCGGGCCAGGGTATGAGTGCGACGATCAGCGATGCGTCAAGCGCCGACGTGGAGACGCTGTTCAGGCTCAACGTACTGGCCGCCGCGGCCGCCATCCGCGCGGTGATCCCGATCATGCGCGCGCAGGGCTCCGGCATGATCATCAACATCTCGTCGATGGCCGGCCGCATAGTCGTTCCGCGGATCGGGTACTACTCAGCGAGCAAGTTCGCGCTGAC is part of the Candidatus Dormiibacterota bacterium genome and harbors:
- a CDS encoding nuclear transport factor 2 family protein, which encodes MATLAANLADTSIDDYEAIAGVIQLYVDGSAKGDRSKLERAFHADARMYGALAGHRYDVPIEELFKMAAEGPMDTDGRYRARITSVDQVGDVAVATLLEEGCWGSVSFVDYFSLIRLDRSWTIVNKVFTHTGGTPPF
- a CDS encoding DUF72 domain-containing protein, whose product is MAGAIRIGCSGWSYPHWRKLFYPEKMPAREHFVFYAQHFNTVELNNSFYRQPPRERFEAWREQAPQGFLFAVKGSRYVTHIKRLAVEKKSIDLVVDAALGLGDKLGSVLFQLQANFHLDLERLEHFVAMLPKDVRFTLEFRHDSWLVPAVFDLLRAHRIALCIPDHPRMPKSLEITSDFTYIRMHLPPRGLGYGRSVLEPWADRVRDWKRQGLDVFVYFNNDMEGHAIKDAQTLTSLVTGRVGETR
- a CDS encoding DUF222 domain-containing protein, which codes for MSVVANLSRDSVDVPLRRDVDEFLDLIVCGLPQGDISGRLKRLGYVRDRLNLTFSKEAARLSAEFREEETADRLDAPTAGEWIRHNCKMKSGAAYDCINVGEQLPRIAKCAQAMVDGEIGFAHLSVIARTATALSNTTPESVFQEDDVLEHARESSAGRLWHYCERLRHALDPESVERDHRVAVEERRLKLSVWEDGSLEISGQLDPVGGAAFRTALEPLAQPMGQGDERCLERRQGDAVVELSLHSLDAGLVPQHASQRPHLQVTTTLETLQGLPGSPAADLEFSTPVSSVTVQRLACDASIARVVFGPGSVVVDVGRAARVVSGATRRALNARNQHCQWPGCERTASWSAAHHLVHWIQGGATDLSNLILLCHRHHWMVHEGGWKLARSDDDRLLAIPPVYDYYSARAPDTVPVA
- a CDS encoding Lrp/AsnC ligand binding domain-containing protein, which codes for MVTAVVLIEAERSAIAKLGPALADVPGVAEAYSVTGEFDFVVIVRVKNHEEIADVVTSRLSQVPGIVKTHTHVAFKVYSKHDLEAMFSVGLQEAR
- a CDS encoding error-prone DNA polymerase is translated as MTSAYAELHCHSNYSFLEGASHPDELVARARDLEMPALAITDRNGFYGAVKFFGAAQRAGIQPIVGSELTIDDGTTPPKDRVDYDRWGDRLLLLVEDKLGYTSLCRLISMAQMPNAKGMARLPADQLAPLSGHLIALVADPKGRLPFYQEIFGRDRVFIELHDHLAPDDRSRNQRLLDLAGQYAAPLVITNEVFYATPDRHKLHDVLTAIRHRTTLDEAQRYLHPNAEHYLKSGAELRQVFSRYPRKVVDEGMITAAEIAGRCRFSFDLVSARFPGFPVPAGETPYSFLYRLCQDAVREKYRPVTSEVAARLQKELDVINKTGFSEFFLINWDLMRFAQARGIPGQGRGSAADSIVAYLLGITRVDPIEHNLLFERFLHEEMTTTPDIDIDFSTAHREQVIQYVYEKYGPERTGMVCNVVTYRQRSAIREVGKALGFKEETIDHLAKSASAWHPESPETIAQAAGYPTANAAKPWQQLFDLATQILDFPRHLSIHVGGMLVTGEPLIDIVPVERATMPGRMVVQFNKDDVEELGLIKMDMLGLRMLSVVAEALDQIEADTGVRPDLDALDLKDPAVYDLCTQADTIGVFQIESRAQMQTLPRSRPETFNDLVVEVAIIRPGPIQGDAVHPYLRRKQGKEPVMYIHPRLKPILEETLGVVLYQEQILKISMDCASFSSAEADRFRRAMSSHRSHDLMAAIRERFLSGCAQNEIPQPIAEEIFTKLAAFAEFGFTKSHAAAFARTCYETAWLKLHHAPALYAGLLNHQPMGFYHPHVLVEDAKHHGVKILPVDINKSYVRCTVEGGALRLGFNYVHGVGDKALEVLEEAQLKGPVVSLEEFCRRIRLTTQSRNGLTRAQVQNLVLAGAFDTLEPNRREAVWRFNEHADDWQRSPMLAEPSESVSLAPMTHRERVATDYRMLSLTTTDHLIHFYRPQFDALHVIDSKTIRSSVRDGAKVRVGGLVITRQSPSTGKEFKFFTLADEFGHVDVILRPPIYQRYRQVANLEPILIMDGRLQKQDGVLSVLVDHVEAAPSLPDEDVFPTSRNYR
- a CDS encoding ABC transporter permease, with product MSASRVRAITQRLLHQFRRDRRTLALLFGAPLIILALLGYLLRGGGDVPKMGVVNLDGGGLGSVVASALESSKAVAASAMSQVDAEAKLRSGDIAGYVLLPSDFSVQAQQHHVIAPEVHLEGSQPGLSQSVVQAVSQSFVALAGQAGGIQFAPRITFLYGGPSFDTLDYFGAAFIGLVVFFLVFVITAVAFLRERGQGTLERLMASPLRRAEIVLGYMLGFTVLALVQSAEVLAFSLVVLHVHNVGNVALIFLLEALMAIAAVNLGIFLSMFARTEFQAVQFIPLVIVPQMLLAGIIFPISTEPGPLQALSRVLPLTYAVEGLRNIMIKGADLSWSSLQLDVGVVLGFCVLVILAGAATLRRRIA
- a CDS encoding ABC transporter ATP-binding protein codes for the protein MATEAYAVDTEDVVKRFGRQTALDGVSLRVRRGEVYGLLGPNGAGKTTLIRSLVGLVAPEEGTVTVLGRRMPQLEVLAHVGYMTQQAALYPDLSAEENVHFFGAINGRVDGVREALDFVDLWDRRKSVVSTLSGGMRTRCSLACALVHKPDLLLLDEPTVGVDPQLRVQLWDGFRKMAAGGTSIVVSSHVMDEAERCDRLGLIRFGKLLAEGTVAEIKARAGVDRLEDAFLKLSEASLG